The following are from one region of the Cytobacillus firmus genome:
- a CDS encoding DEAD/DEAH box helicase: protein MNQLEQIYKNAEEHTKIKILEDADRYLGGQESMPSYKEYLSERFHYIDQIWVNVWLNKITAKISKQEKKKYLSEKGYDTENVDRKIINHLFRTEMRDYQPFNSLEWLNALFESNNEAWAERFEKARAHYLQKAEEEQLQRRKYRIRENIEKNIEEIIEKDYSLLYLHVRHMASKQLVSDFENKTRYQKVDTFALEEKLEETGSFKAEDYTVMGEFFEELTGNIHKALYWGKGYFEYETYYYVYKNHISGFLSDSLQTLILQNLPQQLFEEYEGAYDKPLTGKSVKKLIAHTIHNLNDSFFETIQEEYVGDLVKLSDIPFDPEDHQEQLEKDIEDRERKIAEELAEQQRKKEEEERMLENIFGQEYSPSVERAKKYVLHIGETNTGKTHHALEGMKSANSGLYLAPLRLLALEVYDKLNRDGVPCSLKTGEEEKTVAGSQHLSSTVEMFYEKDFYDVIVIDESQMITDKDRGFSWYKAITKANANEVHIIGSRSAKSMMLQLLGDADIELNEYSRDIPLEVEAKEFKFSHVRKGDALICFSRKRVLETASRLQQEGHSVSMIYGAMPPETRKKQVQRFINGETSIIVSTDAIGMGLNLPIRRIVFLENDKFDGTKRRTLTSQEVKQIAGRAGRKGLYNIGKVAFTKDIKRMKALLEMEDAPVHSFAIAPTNTVFERFQRYYRDLGSFFELWDKFESPRGTKKAALSEERELYERIRGTEIEAKLCLMDLYGFLHLPFSKKENDLVRQWEESMYAIIYGEELPEPRIKNRNLEELELTYKAIGLHLLFLYRLEQRTEALYWERLREEISDHVHERLKTDIKELSKKCRKCGKKLPWEHEYQICDECHSSRSRRRYHYYRR from the coding sequence ATGAATCAACTTGAACAGATATACAAAAATGCCGAAGAGCATACAAAAATAAAAATTCTGGAGGATGCCGACCGTTATTTGGGCGGACAGGAATCAATGCCATCCTATAAGGAATATCTTTCTGAAAGATTTCATTATATCGATCAAATTTGGGTAAATGTGTGGCTGAATAAAATTACCGCCAAAATATCCAAGCAGGAAAAAAAGAAGTATTTAAGTGAGAAAGGGTACGACACTGAGAATGTTGACAGGAAAATAATCAATCACCTGTTCCGGACGGAAATGAGGGATTATCAGCCTTTTAACAGTTTGGAGTGGCTTAATGCCTTGTTTGAAAGCAATAATGAAGCTTGGGCTGAGCGTTTCGAGAAGGCAAGGGCTCATTATCTGCAGAAAGCAGAAGAGGAGCAGCTCCAGCGGAGAAAATATCGAATCCGTGAAAATATCGAAAAGAACATAGAGGAAATTATTGAAAAAGATTATAGCCTTCTTTATCTCCATGTCAGACATATGGCTTCAAAGCAGCTCGTTTCCGATTTTGAAAATAAGACAAGGTATCAGAAGGTGGATACCTTCGCACTGGAAGAAAAGCTCGAGGAAACAGGCAGTTTCAAGGCCGAAGATTATACTGTTATGGGAGAATTCTTCGAGGAGCTGACAGGGAATATTCATAAAGCATTGTATTGGGGAAAAGGCTATTTCGAATATGAAACGTATTACTATGTTTATAAAAACCATATATCTGGATTTCTTTCTGATTCTCTGCAAACACTCATCCTGCAGAACCTCCCGCAGCAGCTTTTCGAGGAATATGAAGGTGCATATGATAAACCGCTGACCGGGAAGTCTGTTAAGAAGCTTATTGCCCATACAATACACAATCTAAATGACAGCTTTTTTGAAACCATTCAGGAGGAATATGTTGGAGATTTGGTCAAGCTTTCGGATATCCCATTTGACCCTGAGGACCATCAAGAGCAATTGGAGAAGGACATTGAAGACAGGGAAAGAAAAATAGCAGAAGAACTGGCTGAGCAGCAGCGGAAGAAAGAGGAAGAAGAACGCATGCTCGAAAATATTTTCGGGCAGGAATACAGTCCTTCGGTGGAACGTGCCAAAAAATATGTACTTCATATCGGAGAAACCAATACCGGGAAAACCCATCATGCACTTGAAGGTATGAAATCAGCAAACAGCGGTTTATATCTCGCGCCATTAAGGCTTTTGGCTCTCGAGGTATATGATAAATTAAACCGTGATGGTGTACCCTGTTCTTTGAAAACCGGTGAAGAAGAGAAGACGGTTGCCGGTTCACAGCATCTATCCAGCACGGTGGAGATGTTCTACGAAAAGGATTTTTATGACGTCATTGTGATCGATGAATCCCAGATGATTACGGATAAAGACAGAGGCTTTTCCTGGTATAAAGCCATTACCAAGGCAAATGCAAATGAAGTCCATATTATTGGAAGCCGCAGTGCAAAAAGTATGATGCTGCAGCTGCTTGGCGACGCAGATATTGAACTGAATGAATACAGCCGTGATATTCCTCTTGAAGTGGAGGCAAAGGAATTTAAATTCAGTCATGTTCGAAAAGGCGATGCACTTATTTGTTTTTCAAGAAAGAGAGTGCTTGAAACGGCCTCAAGACTTCAGCAGGAAGGGCACTCAGTAAGCATGATATATGGAGCTATGCCTCCTGAAACCAGAAAAAAACAAGTCCAGCGTTTTATAAATGGTGAAACTTCTATTATCGTTTCCACTGATGCCATTGGGATGGGGCTTAACTTGCCTATCAGGAGAATTGTGTTCCTGGAAAATGATAAATTTGACGGAACGAAACGAAGGACCCTTACTTCCCAGGAAGTGAAGCAAATTGCCGGGAGAGCCGGCCGAAAAGGACTTTACAATATTGGGAAGGTTGCTTTTACAAAAGATATCAAAAGAATGAAAGCTCTGCTTGAAATGGAAGATGCGCCGGTACACAGCTTTGCGATCGCCCCGACCAATACAGTATTTGAAAGGTTTCAAAGGTATTACCGCGATCTCGGATCATTCTTTGAGCTTTGGGATAAGTTTGAGAGCCCAAGAGGAACAAAAAAAGCGGCATTATCAGAGGAGAGGGAACTGTATGAAAGGATAAGAGGCACTGAAATTGAAGCCAAGCTTTGCTTAATGGATCTTTATGGTTTTCTCCACCTGCCATTCTCTAAAAAAGAAAATGACCTTGTCCGCCAATGGGAAGAATCGATGTATGCCATCATTTACGGGGAGGAGCTTCCAGAGCCCAGAATCAAGAACCGGAACCTCGAAGAGCTGGAATTGACCTACAAGGCGATAGGCCTTCATTTGCTGTTTCTGTATCGGCTAGAGCAGAGGACCGAAGCGTTATATTGGGAACGATTAAGGGAAGAAATCAGCGACCATGTTCACGAAAGATTAAAGACCGATATTAAGGAGCTCTCAAAAAAGTGCAGAAAATGCGGCAAAAAACTGCCTTGGGAACACGAATATCAAATCTGTGATGAATGTCATTCTTCACGCTCAAGAAGAAGGTATCATTACTATAGAAGGTAA
- a CDS encoding endonuclease I family protein, with the protein MIKVTSIPAEWAEAQSNYIESVQNEPYYNAEEDIINQEDYYGTLDFEKEDLPEQVHHLLVRTHSRELDYSPHRYVYPWVDLQENLKLKSLYSGKGIDPLKAIDQDLKLLQTIHEGGFHSNERVIFNTEHVVPQSWFEGRQPMKGDLHHLFACEPACNSMRSNFPYHDFDAYVPEMEAAGVRNGCGMAELKKFEPEYGKGIAARAVFYFAVRYKNALILDEKMDMQILLKWHEENPVTIYEKHRNAAIQAIQGNRNPFIDYPEHAKKMLG; encoded by the coding sequence ATGATTAAAGTGACTAGTATACCAGCGGAATGGGCAGAAGCTCAGTCAAATTATATTGAAAGTGTTCAGAACGAACCCTATTATAACGCTGAGGAAGATATCATAAATCAAGAGGATTACTATGGCACCCTTGATTTTGAGAAAGAGGATCTCCCGGAACAGGTTCATCATCTGCTGGTTCGCACTCATAGCCGGGAATTGGATTACTCACCTCACCGATATGTATATCCATGGGTGGATCTGCAGGAAAACCTCAAGCTTAAAAGCTTATATTCAGGAAAAGGCATTGATCCGCTAAAAGCCATTGACCAGGATCTAAAGCTCCTTCAGACGATTCATGAAGGCGGATTCCACAGCAATGAAAGAGTTATATTCAATACCGAGCATGTAGTCCCGCAATCATGGTTTGAAGGAAGACAGCCAATGAAAGGGGATCTGCATCATCTTTTTGCTTGTGAGCCGGCATGCAATAGTATGAGAAGCAACTTCCCCTACCATGATTTTGATGCCTATGTCCCGGAAATGGAGGCGGCGGGCGTCAGGAATGGCTGTGGAATGGCAGAACTGAAGAAGTTTGAGCCGGAATATGGAAAAGGGATTGCCGCAAGAGCTGTATTCTATTTTGCTGTCAGATATAAAAATGCTCTTATACTTGACGAGAAGATGGATATGCAGATTTTGCTGAAATGGCATGAGGAAAATCCGGTGACTATATATGAAAAGCATAGAAACGCTGCCATTCAGGCAATCCAGGGGAACCGGAACCCATTTATAGATTATCCGGAGCATGCAAAGAAAATGCTGGGATAA
- a CDS encoding MGMT family protein, whose protein sequence is MQPFTEKVIKIIQNIPRGKVMTYGQIARLAGSPRGARQVVRILHTQSEKHQLPWHRVVNGKGEIGFKDSEMHDIQRELLENEGIQFNINKRIDLQEFAHESSQPI, encoded by the coding sequence GTGCAGCCATTTACAGAAAAAGTGATAAAAATCATTCAAAACATCCCAAGAGGAAAAGTCATGACATACGGACAAATCGCAAGGCTGGCCGGGAGCCCCCGGGGAGCAAGACAGGTGGTCCGGATTCTTCATACACAAAGTGAAAAGCATCAGCTTCCCTGGCATCGGGTTGTGAATGGGAAAGGGGAAATTGGGTTTAAAGACAGTGAAATGCATGACATTCAAAGAGAACTATTAGAAAATGAAGGGATACAATTTAATATAAATAAAAGAATAGATTTGCAGGAATTTGCCCATGAATCATCACAGCCTATATAA
- a CDS encoding MtnX-like HAD-IB family phosphatase, giving the protein MKKWAFVSDFDGTISKRDFYLIMMDKYFPEGRKLMPKWKAGEIKDIDFLNKVFTSINQDEEQIISDIYSIEIDEYVPEFIERLQQDGGDFYILSAGTDYYIHHILKKYGIKDVKVFSNEGYYHEKNVHMNIDKNHHHYHEQYGIDKSKVIQDLQKEYETVFFMGDSEPDSHPAEHADITFAKNGLQDLLREKGIRFVPVKDFTEVEEYLTEKGILPKS; this is encoded by the coding sequence ATGAAAAAATGGGCCTTTGTTTCGGATTTTGATGGAACGATTTCTAAAAGAGACTTTTATTTGATAATGATGGATAAATATTTTCCGGAGGGGCGTAAGCTGATGCCCAAATGGAAGGCTGGAGAGATAAAGGATATTGACTTTTTAAATAAAGTCTTCACATCCATTAATCAGGATGAAGAACAAATTATCAGCGATATTTATTCCATTGAAATAGATGAATATGTTCCTGAGTTTATTGAAAGATTACAGCAGGATGGCGGAGATTTTTATATTTTAAGTGCAGGCACAGACTATTATATCCATCACATCTTAAAGAAGTATGGTATTAAAGATGTTAAGGTCTTTTCGAATGAAGGATATTACCATGAGAAGAATGTCCATATGAATATTGATAAAAATCATCATCACTATCATGAACAATATGGCATTGATAAATCGAAGGTCATTCAGGACTTGCAAAAGGAATATGAAACTGTGTTTTTTATGGGGGACAGTGAACCGGATTCCCACCCTGCAGAGCATGCTGATATCACTTTTGCCAAAAATGGGCTTCAGGACCTTCTTCGGGAAAAGGGCATAAGGTTTGTTCCAGTAAAAGATTTTACAGAGGTGG
- a CDS encoding mismatch-specific DNA-glycosylase, with product MGPIKDHLKENLDLLFVGFNPSIRSGETGNHFANPNNRFWKILHESGLTPRKYTAAEDYKLLELGYGMTNIVARPTKAADEITKEEYKEGRAELIKKIAALKPKVICFVGKGVYQEYSHKKKLPWGIQEESIVPGTIDFVAPSSSGLVRMKIDEIIQIYAEIPELLKTLR from the coding sequence ATGGGGCCTATTAAAGACCACTTGAAAGAAAATCTTGATTTGCTTTTTGTCGGCTTCAATCCAAGTATTCGATCAGGAGAGACAGGCAACCATTTTGCAAACCCGAACAACCGCTTTTGGAAAATTCTCCATGAATCAGGCTTAACTCCCCGTAAATACACCGCAGCGGAAGATTATAAATTATTGGAATTGGGCTATGGAATGACAAACATTGTCGCGAGGCCTACTAAAGCAGCCGATGAAATAACGAAGGAAGAATATAAAGAAGGCAGAGCTGAGCTGATCAAAAAAATAGCTGCACTAAAGCCCAAGGTCATTTGCTTTGTTGGAAAAGGCGTCTATCAGGAATACAGCCACAAAAAGAAGCTGCCATGGGGAATCCAGGAGGAATCAATAGTCCCCGGCACTATTGACTTTGTTGCTCCTTCATCTTCCGGGCTTGTCAGAATGAAGATTGATGAGATTATTCAAATCTATGCTGAGATTCCGGAGCTTTTAAAAACACTGAGATAA
- a CDS encoding YndM family protein, with amino-acid sequence MNKTLILILKLASAMIAFAIALDLFFDATFADILSFSILVTAMSYMLGDRIILPRLGNRNALIADFFLVYASVWVFGSVLLNSYLQIAWGSVIAAGIITLSEVFVHRFLVNTRESSQEKESSQSALNPRLAYGMEMAEEREPTKDWE; translated from the coding sequence ATGAACAAAACACTTATCTTAATACTTAAATTAGCATCAGCCATGATTGCTTTTGCCATAGCGCTTGATTTATTCTTTGATGCGACATTCGCAGATATTCTTTCCTTCAGTATTCTGGTAACAGCCATGTCCTATATGCTTGGAGACCGCATCATTCTTCCTAGGCTGGGAAACCGAAATGCCCTTATTGCTGACTTTTTCTTAGTTTATGCATCTGTTTGGGTGTTTGGGAGTGTGCTGCTTAACAGTTACCTGCAAATCGCTTGGGGAAGTGTCATTGCAGCAGGAATTATCACTTTATCCGAAGTCTTTGTCCACAGATTCCTTGTAAATACTAGGGAATCCAGCCAAGAGAAGGAGAGCAGCCAATCTGCTTTGAATCCACGACTTGCCTATGGGATGGAAATGGCTGAGGAAAGGGAGCCAACAAAGGATTGGGAATAA
- a CDS encoding S8 family peptidase — MEQYVRVIPYKVIQQEEDVTEVPKGVELIQAPKIWSETKGKGIKVAVLDTGCDISHPDLKDRVTGGRNFTDDDNSDPNSFKDYNGHGTHVAGTIAAHENDAGVIGVAPEADLLIVKVLNKNGSGQYEWIIKGIHYAIEQNADIISMSLGGPADVPELHDAIKAAVNKNILVVCAAGNEGDGDDSTDEFAYPGCYNEVISVGAINLERDSSEFTNSHNEIDLVAPGEGILSTFLNGKYATLSGTSMAAPHVSGALALIKDFANRQFERKLTEPELYAQLIRRTVPLGNSPKLEGNGLVYLTVPDHLAGIFDQEFKSTVLNAI, encoded by the coding sequence ATGGAGCAATATGTTCGTGTCATTCCTTATAAGGTGATTCAGCAGGAAGAGGATGTTACGGAAGTTCCAAAGGGCGTGGAATTGATTCAGGCGCCGAAGATTTGGAGCGAAACAAAAGGAAAAGGAATTAAAGTTGCTGTTTTGGATACAGGATGTGACATTAGCCATCCTGATCTGAAGGATCGTGTAACGGGCGGCCGGAACTTTACAGACGATGATAACAGCGATCCAAATAGTTTCAAGGATTATAATGGCCACGGAACACATGTGGCAGGGACTATTGCTGCGCATGAAAATGATGCTGGTGTTATTGGGGTAGCTCCTGAAGCTGATCTCCTTATTGTAAAGGTATTAAATAAAAATGGGTCCGGACAATACGAATGGATTATCAAGGGCATCCATTATGCCATCGAGCAAAATGCAGATATTATCTCCATGTCGCTTGGCGGGCCAGCTGATGTTCCGGAGCTGCATGATGCGATTAAAGCCGCTGTAAATAAGAATATCCTTGTAGTATGCGCAGCAGGAAATGAAGGGGATGGGGACGACTCAACCGACGAGTTTGCTTATCCAGGCTGCTATAATGAGGTGATTAGTGTTGGGGCTATTAACCTCGAAAGGGATTCTTCCGAGTTTACAAACTCTCATAATGAAATAGATTTAGTAGCGCCAGGGGAAGGGATATTATCCACCTTTCTGAACGGAAAATATGCAACCCTCAGCGGTACTTCAATGGCTGCTCCACATGTTTCAGGAGCTTTGGCCCTGATCAAGGATTTTGCAAACAGGCAATTTGAAAGAAAGCTTACTGAACCAGAACTTTATGCCCAATTAATCAGAAGAACGGTTCCACTTGGCAATTCTCCTAAACTTGAAGGAAACGGACTCGTCTATTTAACCGTTCCAGATCATTTAGCCGGAATCTTTGACCAGGAGTTCAAATCGACGGTTCTTAATGCCATATGA
- a CDS encoding CoxG family protein — MASSTHQAEVNIPIESIWSFVSDIGNWAPLVPGYIAHEVLSDKESTWSFKSDMGIIKKKIELKVDITSWQEPTKVTFQLTGLNEKFTGHGYFLAEIGRNKKNIMTGSLDISAEGMMAKVANSLLNTALPEITSELTEAVALKAEQEYREHAGV, encoded by the coding sequence ATGGCAAGCAGCACACATCAGGCAGAAGTAAACATTCCGATTGAGTCAATATGGAGCTTTGTCAGTGATATTGGGAACTGGGCACCATTAGTGCCCGGATATATTGCACATGAGGTATTGAGTGACAAAGAATCAACCTGGAGCTTCAAAAGCGATATGGGGATTATCAAGAAAAAAATCGAATTAAAAGTGGATATTACGAGCTGGCAGGAGCCAACAAAGGTTACGTTTCAGTTAACAGGACTTAATGAGAAGTTTACGGGACATGGGTACTTTCTTGCGGAGATTGGAAGGAATAAGAAAAATATCATGACAGGATCACTTGATATTTCAGCGGAGGGTATGATGGCTAAAGTTGCCAATTCCTTGCTTAATACAGCTCTTCCTGAAATTACTTCAGAACTGACAGAGGCTGTGGCATTAAAGGCCGAACAGGAATACAGAGAGCATGCAGGTGTATAA
- the dacB gene encoding D-alanyl-D-alanine carboxypeptidase/D-alanyl-D-alanine endopeptidase: MKKSVKMHISLLLVFMLALVPLAQHESPHVQATEEGSELVQQLNQLLNNDPILQGGLAGVSIRNAETGELVYDHIGDVRLRPASNMKLLTAAAALETLGENYQFTTELLHTGSIKGKTLQGDLILKGKGDPTLLKEDFDAFAAKVKEAGIKVIHGSLIGDDTWYDDVRYSTDLSWSDESWYYGGQVSALTASPNEDYDAGTVIVEVYPAEKAGQEPIVKMVPETDYIKIVNNAKTVAKGEKKDIHIERDHGTNTVTIEGEIPVEGSRSREWISVWEPTGYALDLLKRSLAEQGIKLKGKTVAGTAPEGAKLFAEHKSMPLKELLIPFMKLSNNGHAETLIKEMGKVVKGEGSWEKGLEVLEEQVHAFGMTEETLVLRDGSGISHVNLIPANEISKLLYEVQDEEWFSSYLNSLPIAGDTDRMTGGTLRNRMKNSNAAGNVKAKTGSISTVSSLSGYVKTSSGDELIFAIILNNLTDGGKGKVIEDKIATLLADQ, translated from the coding sequence ATGAAAAAGAGTGTAAAAATGCATATCAGTTTATTGCTGGTATTTATGCTGGCACTTGTTCCTTTAGCCCAGCACGAATCTCCTCATGTACAGGCAACAGAAGAAGGCAGTGAACTTGTCCAGCAGCTGAACCAATTGCTGAATAATGATCCCATACTCCAGGGAGGTCTTGCAGGAGTCAGTATCCGTAATGCAGAAACCGGCGAGCTAGTATATGACCATATCGGGGATGTGCGTTTGCGGCCGGCGTCTAATATGAAGCTCCTTACAGCAGCTGCCGCTCTTGAAACGCTGGGTGAAAATTATCAGTTCACCACAGAACTTCTTCACACAGGCTCAATAAAGGGGAAGACACTGCAGGGTGACTTAATCTTAAAAGGAAAAGGAGACCCAACTCTTTTAAAGGAAGATTTTGATGCATTTGCCGCTAAAGTGAAGGAAGCAGGCATAAAAGTTATTCATGGCAGTCTGATCGGTGATGACACCTGGTATGATGATGTTAGGTATTCAACTGATCTGTCATGGAGCGACGAATCCTGGTATTATGGCGGACAAGTCTCAGCACTTACTGCCTCCCCGAATGAGGATTATGACGCGGGCACAGTCATTGTAGAAGTATATCCTGCTGAAAAAGCCGGGCAGGAACCGATTGTAAAAATGGTGCCGGAAACAGACTACATAAAAATCGTTAATAATGCGAAAACCGTTGCTAAAGGGGAAAAGAAGGATATCCATATTGAAAGAGATCACGGGACGAATACCGTTACAATAGAAGGAGAAATTCCAGTTGAAGGAAGCCGTTCAAGGGAATGGATCTCTGTATGGGAGCCGACTGGCTATGCATTGGATCTATTAAAGCGTTCTCTCGCTGAACAAGGGATTAAATTGAAAGGGAAGACAGTAGCAGGCACTGCCCCAGAAGGAGCAAAGCTGTTTGCTGAACATAAATCCATGCCGCTTAAAGAGCTGCTTATTCCATTTATGAAACTAAGCAATAATGGCCATGCAGAAACCTTAATCAAGGAAATGGGCAAGGTTGTCAAAGGGGAAGGCAGCTGGGAAAAAGGGCTTGAAGTATTGGAAGAACAGGTGCATGCCTTTGGAATGACTGAGGAAACTCTCGTGCTCCGGGACGGTTCCGGGATTTCACATGTAAACTTAATTCCGGCCAACGAAATCTCCAAACTGCTTTATGAGGTCCAGGACGAAGAATGGTTCTCCTCCTATTTAAACTCTTTGCCAATTGCCGGGGATACTGACAGGATGACGGGAGGAACACTTAGAAACCGGATGAAAAACTCCAATGCAGCCGGGAATGTCAAAGCAAAAACTGGTTCCATCTCGACTGTCAGTTCGTTATCTGGTTATGTTAAGACATCCAGTGGGGATGAGCTGATCTTTGCCATTATTTTGAACAACTTAACTGACGGCGGCAAAGGGAAAGTGATTGAAGACAAAATTGCCACATTGCTAGCCGATCAATAA
- a CDS encoding YceI family protein, whose amino-acid sequence MAKTKWAVDPAHSSVDFSIKHMMIANVKGSFNSFDAEITADPADLTTADITFNVELSSVDTRNEDRDNHLRSADFFDVENHPQMTFTSTGIVSKGDDEYDVTGDLTIHGVTKTETFAVTYEGSGKDPWGNEKVGFTAAGAIKRSDYGLTWNSALETGGVLVGDKVKIDLQIQAAKAE is encoded by the coding sequence ATGGCAAAAACTAAATGGGCAGTTGATCCAGCACACAGCAGTGTGGACTTTTCTATCAAGCATATGATGATCGCAAACGTGAAAGGCAGCTTTAATAGCTTTGATGCTGAAATTACAGCAGATCCCGCAGATTTAACAACTGCTGATATTACATTTAATGTTGAACTTTCAAGTGTGGATACACGAAATGAAGATCGCGATAATCACCTGCGTTCTGCAGACTTCTTTGATGTGGAGAACCATCCGCAAATGACATTTACATCAACTGGCATTGTAAGCAAGGGTGACGATGAATATGATGTAACAGGCGATCTAACGATTCATGGTGTAACAAAAACAGAAACTTTTGCTGTGACATATGAAGGATCAGGCAAAGATCCATGGGGAAATGAAAAAGTCGGCTTTACAGCAGCCGGGGCTATCAAAAGAAGCGACTACGGGTTAACCTGGAATTCAGCACTTGAAACAGGCGGAGTCCTTGTTGGAGATAAAGTGAAAATTGATCTTCAAATACAGGCAGCAAAAGCAGAGTAA
- a CDS encoding YpbS family protein, whose translation MSVHKAISEHVGKQNKIITRFAALDQQREYYIEQALDLCRRGLPFSADKINEVTAEINELSKQGIIPARKYVTAEMIEEYASKTN comes from the coding sequence ATGAGTGTACATAAAGCAATATCTGAACATGTGGGAAAGCAAAATAAGATAATCACGAGGTTTGCTGCCTTGGATCAGCAGCGTGAGTATTATATTGAACAAGCATTGGATCTTTGCAGGAGGGGACTTCCTTTTTCTGCGGATAAGATAAATGAAGTAACTGCTGAGATAAATGAACTATCCAAACAGGGCATAATACCTGCAAGAAAGTATGTTACAGCTGAGATGATTGAGGAATATGCATCAAAAACAAATTAG
- a CDS encoding ribonuclease H-like YkuK family protein — protein MTFEQVFDRILLFIRRNPDGNFRLMIGTDSQVHCNRTVFITGIVIQNERKGAWACIRKTVIPRKMLHLHERISYETSLTEEVVSLFTEDYKDKMFEIVLPFLYKGGSFSMEGHMDIGSGKRNKTREFVKEMVSRIESIGLEPKIKPEAFVASSYANRYTK, from the coding sequence ATGACTTTTGAGCAGGTATTCGACCGGATCTTACTTTTTATAAGGCGAAATCCTGATGGGAACTTCAGGCTGATGATTGGTACAGATTCACAGGTGCATTGCAATCGCACTGTGTTTATAACCGGGATTGTGATTCAAAATGAGCGAAAAGGCGCCTGGGCATGTATCCGGAAAACTGTTATACCAAGAAAAATGCTGCATCTTCATGAGCGAATCTCCTATGAAACCTCACTGACTGAAGAAGTGGTCTCTTTGTTTACAGAGGATTACAAAGACAAAATGTTTGAAATCGTTCTGCCATTCCTTTATAAAGGCGGATCATTCTCAATGGAAGGGCATATGGACATCGGATCGGGCAAAAGAAATAAAACCAGGGAATTTGTGAAAGAAATGGTGTCCAGGATCGAATCCATCGGCCTTGAGCCAAAAATAAAGCCGGAAGCATTCGTGGCCTCCAGCTACGCTAATCGATATACGAAATAA
- a CDS encoding peptidylprolyl isomerase, translating to MAEKGYILMKNGEKVEFELYPEAAPGTVENFKKLVNEGYYNGLNFHRVIPGFVSQGGCPNGTGTGGPGYTIKCETEGNPHKHVEGSLSMAHAGRDTGGSQFFIVHEPQPHLNGVHTVFGKVTSGMEAVKAMSNGDVMEKVEILEG from the coding sequence ATGGCAGAAAAAGGATACATATTAATGAAAAACGGTGAAAAGGTTGAATTTGAACTATATCCTGAAGCAGCACCAGGGACAGTTGAAAATTTCAAAAAACTTGTAAATGAAGGCTACTATAATGGCTTGAATTTCCATCGTGTAATTCCTGGATTTGTAAGTCAGGGAGGGTGCCCGAACGGAACAGGGACTGGTGGTCCAGGGTACACAATCAAGTGTGAAACAGAAGGAAACCCTCATAAGCATGTAGAAGGATCTCTTTCTATGGCTCACGCGGGCCGCGATACAGGCGGAAGCCAGTTCTTTATCGTTCATGAGCCACAGCCTCATTTAAACGGTGTTCACACTGTTTTTGGAAAAGTTACTTCAGGCATGGAAGCAGTTAAAGCAATGAGCAATGGCGATGTTATGGAGAAAGTTGAAATTCTTGAAGGATAA